The proteins below are encoded in one region of Cucurbita pepo subsp. pepo cultivar mu-cu-16 chromosome LG10, ASM280686v2, whole genome shotgun sequence:
- the LOC111804300 gene encoding spermidine hydroxycinnamoyl transferase-like → MASLTIHSSTTVFPAHPTPIATLSFSESDQIKPWTHSPTVYVYRSPAVATSTVVESLRNSLSQMLVPYYPLAGRLHWIGGGRLELHCCSAGAQLIEASSTATLDDYGDFSPTDALRELAPKVDYSTPIEELPVLLVQITRFSCGGIVIGIGISHILVDGVSAITFINSWASIARKEKTVESIVQPFHDRSILQPQKPLRPPRFDHGEYDNPPFLLGCLDAKEERKKESTVTLLKLSKEQVEKLKKRANSNTVTQLDEVPSRPYTRYESVAGHMWVCACKARNTNDNSQPTMVRVAVDVRRRLRTPIPNNFTGNSTLVAVTPKCQFNDLISQPLSYAAGKIREGTWKITDEYARSALDFLASQEDISWVRTSYHTKVKVEAPFWGNPNLSLGSWMSLPLYEADFGWGPPCYVGPATLNADGKSFIMPAPDNDGGLVIAVRLQKKHMDDFKRLFYED, encoded by the exons ATGGCTTCCTTAACCATTCATTCTTCCACCACCGTCTTCCCCGCCCACCCTACTCCCATTGCCACCCTCTCCTTCTCCGAGAGCGACCAAATCAAGCCATGGACTCACTCCCCCACCGTCTATGTCTACCGATCCCCCGCTGTCGCCACCTCCACCGTCGTCGAGTCCTTGAGAAACTCCCTCTCCCAAATGCTCGTCCCTTACTACCCTCTTGCTGGCCGCCTCCACTGGATCGGTGGAGGCCGTCTTGAGCTTCATTGCTGCAGCGCCGGAGCTCAGCTCATTGAAGCCTCCTCTACCGCCACGCTCGACGATTATGGCGATTTCTCCCCCACTGATGCTCTTCGAGAGCTCGCTCCAAAAGTCGATTATAGTACTCCCATTGAGGAGCTGCCGGTGTTGTTGGTTCAGATTACGAGATTTAGCTGTGGTGGGATCGTGATCGGCATCGGAATTTCTCACATTCTTGTTGATGGGGTCTCGGCGATTACGTTTATCAACTCGTGGGCGAGCATTGCACGGAAGGAGAAGACGGTGGAGAGTATTGTCCAGCCATTTCATGACCGGAGCATTTTGCAACCGCAGAAGCCATTGCGGCCGCCGAGGTTCGACCACGGTGAATACGACAACCCACCATTTCTTTTAGGTTGCTTGGATGCCAAG GAAGAGCGAAAGAAAGAATCCACCGTCACGTTGCTAAAACTTTCCAAAGAGCAAGtcgaaaaactcaaaaagagAGCAAATTCTAACACAGTCACTCAACTCGACGAGGTACCATCACGACCATACACTCGATACGAGTCAGTTGCAGGCCATATGTGGGTATGTGCATGCAAGGCCCGTAACACCAACGACAACTCTCAACCGACGATGGTCCGTGTCGCCGTGGACGTACGACGACGACTTCGAACACCAATTCCCAACAACTTCACCGGAAACTCAACCCTAGTAGCCGTGACACCAAAGTGTCAATTCAACGATCTAATATCTCAACCGTTGAGCTACGCTGCAGGAAAGATTCGAGAAGGAACATGGAAGATCACGGACGAGTACGCGAGGTCGGCACTCGACTTTCTAGCAAGTCAAGAGGACATCAGCTGGGTTAGAACCTCGTACCACACAAAAGTTAAGGTTGAAGCTCCATTTTGGGGCAACCCCAATTTGTCTTTGGGAAGTTGGATGTCGCTGCCGTTGTATGAGGCGGACTTCGGCTGGGGGCCGCCGTGTTATGTTGGACCGGCGACATTGAATGCCGACGGGAAGTCGTTCATCATGCCGGCGCCGGACAACGACGGAGGGTTAGTTATAGCCGTACGGCTGCAGAAGAAGCACATGGATGATTTTAAGAGATTATTTTATGAAGATTGA